The DNA region GCGGTGTGGTAAAGGAGGTGGCCGTGTCCCGCCATCGGCGACGGGGTAAACATGTCCCCATGCGCACTTGTGTGGGATGCCGTGAGGTGCTGCCCAAGCGGGCTTTGATCCGCGTGGTGCGCACTCCGGAGGGGGTGCAGGTGGACCCCACGGGCCGCCTGCCGGGACGGGGCGCCTATTTGCACGACCGGCGTCGTTGTTGGGAGCAAGCCTTAAAGCGGGGTGCCTTGGACCGGGCCTTGAGGGTGACCCTGACCCCAGAAGACCGGGAGCGGTTGCGGTCGTTCATGGCTACGCTGCCTGGGGAGGATGAGGGCGAAGTCGGAGAGGATACGATGTGAGCGGCCCGCTTTGGCGCTTCAGGAGGTGAAGGATGGCAAAAGAGCAA from Anaerolineae bacterium includes:
- a CDS encoding YlxR family protein, which translates into the protein MRTCVGCREVLPKRALIRVVRTPEGVQVDPTGRLPGRGAYLHDRRRCWEQALKRGALDRALRVTLTPEDRERLRSFMATLPGEDEGEVGEDTM